A section of the Rhipicephalus sanguineus isolate Rsan-2018 chromosome 11, BIME_Rsan_1.4, whole genome shotgun sequence genome encodes:
- the LOC119375477 gene encoding peptidoglycan recognition protein 1, whose protein sequence is MSTDVAQIIVIVFLREGSLAVGSTSYGYPGLNQGTVGAAWWLPWLLRQKYNVMLACSGIEFVPRQAWGARPPKAWERLKVQPVPRVFVHHTAGGECFDPWTCSEKMRYIQRYHQVTKGWEDIAYSFLIGGDGRVYVARGWDAVGAHTKGHNKDALSIAFFGDFSHHLPTPWAIRTLDKLLQCGVALGKISPDYTLHGHRDATCTLSPGDALYAFISRRRRFRGRLQTYTC, encoded by the exons ATGAGCACGGACGTTGCGCAGATTATTGTTATTGTCTTCTTACGTGAAGGCTCCTTGGCGGTTGGCTCGACTTCGTATGGCTATCCTGGCTTGAACCAAGGGACAGTGGGCGCAGCGTGGTGGCTACCCTGGCTGCTGCGACAAAAGTACAACGTGATGCTGGCATGTTCAGGCATTGAGTTTGTGCCCCGCCAGGCATGGGGTGCACGGCCGCCCAAGGCATGGGAAAGGCTAAAGGTTCAACCTGTACCACGCGTCTTCGTGCACCATACTGCTGGAGGGGAATGCTTCGACCCATGGACTTGCTCAGAGAAGATGCGGTACATTCAACGCTACCACCAAGTTACTAAAG GTTGGGAGGACATCGCCTACAGCTTCCTCATCGGAGGCGATGGGCGCGTGTACGTTGCAAGGGGCTGGGACGCGGTCGGCGCCCACACCAAGGGTCACAACAAGGACGCTCTTTCCATAGCCTTCTTCGGTGACTTCTCGCACCACCTGCCGACACCCTGGGCGATCAGGACACTCGACAAGCTGCTCCAGTGTGGCGTCGCCCTG GGCAAGATTAGCCCGGACTACACCCTTCACGGCCACCGAGACGCCACCTGTACATTGAGTCCTGGGGACGCCCTGTACGCCTTCATCAGCCGACGGAGACGCTTCCGTGGAAGACTCCAGACATACACCTGCTGA
- the LOC119374927 gene encoding uncharacterized protein LOC119374927, with protein MFRNLRLLLLFIFAEASLIPAPFVVAICCLLPHSMSCYIFPNSFQYFLFIAWEGNSRSLWIPMLCAGPVIVACFACAAKLYDAVDIAVQARALIAAAQERRDRRHTLRRRG; from the exons ATGTTTCGAAACTTACGCCTCCTCTTACTCTTCATCTTCGCGGAGGCGTCGCTGATTCCTGCCCCTTTCGTTGTTGCTATCTGCTGCCTCCTGCCGCACTCCATGAGCTGCTAC ATATTCCCGAACTCCTTCCAGTACTTCCTCTTCATCGCTTGGGAAGGCAACAGCAGGTCACTGTGGATACCGATGCTCTGCGCCGGTCCGGTGATTGTGGCTTGCTTCGCGTGCGCAGCAAAGTTGTACGACGCTGTAGACATTGCAGTGCAGGCGCGGGCACTGATTGCTGCGGCGCAGGAACGACGGGACCGGCGCCACACCCTTCGTCGGCGTGGCTAG